From Microplitis mediator isolate UGA2020A chromosome 11, iyMicMedi2.1, whole genome shotgun sequence, one genomic window encodes:
- the LOC130677583 gene encoding uncharacterized protein LOC130677583, with product MADIAAKREARRRRILENSESRLQKISGRDESETKVNGSAAEIFEDPEMPEISFLQDNPRHHNQETLEPFERLIRESAQMPTDFTYESPEAPTSPEELANLLLGTASPDVQKKPSILNSFLFNRSIYVVLAILLNLLIILQIDNPIGKSVIVPFFLLLLPRIYIITTQENSPRENMMFAVLMLCNIRPSLIYKIKNSYKIWTLIIHDLNVYIFTFVIFYYAVTRHFVDYEDELAKLETVQVIIDPST from the exons atggcggATATCGCTGCTAAGAGAGAAGCGCGACGTCGCAGGATACTTGAAAATTCTGAGTCTCgcctacaaaaaatatctggaagag aTGAAAGTGAAACTAAAGTTAATGGCAGCGCAGCAGAAATTTTCGAAGATCCAGAAATGCCAGAAATTAGTTTTCTTCAAGATAATCCGCGTCATCACAACCAGGAGACactg gaaCCATTTGAACGGCTGATACGAGAATCGGCTCAAATGCCCACAGACTTCACATACGAGTCGCCAGAGGCACCAACAAGTCCCGAGGAGCTTGCGAACCTTCTTCTCGGCACTGCAAGTCCGGATGTACAAAAAAAAccatcaattttaaattcttttttattcaatcGCTCAATTTATGTAGTTCTCGCGATACTACTGAACTTACTAATTATTCTACAAATTGACAATCCTATCGGCAAG agTGTAATTGTTCCATTCTTTCTACTTCTACTACCTCGcatttatataattactaCTCAAGAAAATTCACCAAGAGAGAACATGATGTTTGCAGTACTAATGCTGTGCAATATTCGTCCATCGTTGatatacaaaattaaaaattcatataaaatatggacattaataattcacgatctaaatgtttatatttttacattcgttattttttattacgcaGTAACGAGACATTTTGTAGACTACGAAGATGAGCTGGCTAAGCTAGAAACTGTCCAAGTGATAATCGATCCCTcgacgtaa